From a region of the Orcinus orca chromosome 18, mOrcOrc1.1, whole genome shotgun sequence genome:
- the LOC101282449 gene encoding pre-B-cell leukemia transcription factor 3-like: MILRSRFLDARRKRRNFSKQATEILNEYFYSHLSNPYRSEEAEEELVKKCSITVSQVSNWFGNKRTRYKKNIGKFQEEAHLHAAKTAVTAAHAVAAAVQNHQTNSPTTPNSGGYPPSCDQSDGGIR, from the coding sequence ATGATTTTAAGATCAAGGTTCCTTGATGCCAGACGAAAAAGGCGTAACTTCAGTAAACAGGCCACAGAAATCTTGAATGAATACTTTTACTCACACCTCAGCAACCCCTACCGCAGTGAAGAAGCCGAAGAGGAGCTGGTCAAGAAATGCAGCATCACAGTGTCACAGGTATCCAACTGGTTTGGCAACAAACGAACCAGGTACAAGAAGAATATCGGCAAGTTTCAGGAAGAAGCCCATCTCCACGCTGCAAAGACAGCTGTGACAGCTGCACATGCAGTGGCCGCAGCCGTGCAGAACCACCAGACCAACTCGCCCACCACGCCAAATTCTGGTGGGTACCCTCCGTCATGTGACCAATCAGATGGGGGGATACGCTGA